The Candidatus Koribacter versatilis Ellin345 genome has a segment encoding these proteins:
- a CDS encoding FG-GAP-like repeat-containing protein, giving the protein MKNSRIRLLAVPLLLASVLLFVPPIAIAGTSTTTTLTITSGGSSVSSVTPGTVVALNALVKAGSTAVLPGTVRFCDTSVNSHCLDGALLGTAQLLSDGSASIKLRLGVATHSIQAKFDGTLTYSASASSTSSLTVSGGKSPTLTTLSWVSGSTSVSATVAGFPPSTVTTSPSGTVTLLDTSHGNAVVGTGSLTAGSLGDGTVSFFPSQTLFDDHDGNNPRETLFTDLNGDGIPDLILVNSAYNVTGHLSIWLGNGDGTFQPPLASYAIDKDAQGLLVADFNNDGIPDVAVGSDGGTLIWIFPGNGDGTLNAPVYVEVEHHGDDGDPHPLRLVAGDFNHDGNLDIAAATSGNLANSIMVVLIGNGDGTFHTPVRYNFTGSCSGVSEHYLVGGDLNGDGNVDLVMNDDECSNLIWVFIGNGDGTFQTPYSVTVTTASEVESPIVAGDFDGDGVPDIAVIGADEQVVHVLLSKGDGTFKTPASYGIGQVGLKIATTDFNGDHIPDLVILNSYDSTLSVLLGKGDGTFLPQITLPSLNYGLNVADLNGDGKPDIASTSNPASNTLKPLPPQASIMLNASDAASATVSFDVTSLLASGVHVLQASYPGDANYSAGVSRLLPLVGIGATTLNMSLYPEPVPYGGTVTLTATLTPNSGTDGEIISFFTNGSHLGTATLSSGVATLSTSTLAAGLNLLTASYAGNVNYSSSVSDPVDETVRGIETTLSLGARPNPASYGSPVSLKATLTPSAGTDGEQISFYEQVSPSFSARIFIGTATLASGVATLSTSALGVGDHSLWAAYPGDTTHDIESSSTVSETVLGTAPALTLGANPKPVDHGHLVTLTATISPSSGTDGERITFFSNGNILGSSALSSGVATLSTAALVAGTDSLTASYPGDANYGNRTSNTVSVTVNPPASTTTVLHVSPPRLSTPATVVLSATVTASSAPLSPGQVKFCDASINASCSGNAFLGIAQLLSNGTAQLTTRLGFGVHNLQAAFVGQRNYASSSSSVVVFHQSWKTGAAMLWITASTGTLSGSYDLSVTLDGLMNSSTPAAPAGSVSFLDASNSNAVVATGSLVAASAPALTLKNVFQPTIGTNPDTMAFGDFNHDGIPDMAISGWDNNLWVLLGNGDGTFTVKPSLPLVTLSGPDFRNHPLVVADLNGDGNIDVAVTNRYGKLAVFLGNGDGTFQSPLTTNLPGGTSQMISADVNGDGKPDLVLIGGATSPILILLGNGDGTFITGSAPVDAGLCGTPYQNSIASNDFNEDGVPDLVLVPVANPSSPQPGCVLFGNGDGTYSRPQSLAVGNGAGWVATADLNGDGHADLVVTDSIANTVSVSLGNGDGTFQTAVPYAVGLNPEHVTIADLNQDGKPDLIVTNDNYHGTVSILLGNGNGTFQPQQTINAGGNSIFTALTDMNGDGKPDIAVVNYQGAGTGPERLSVFLNYWGRNATATANNVIVTGTGTHQIKGYFPGDTNYRQGTSAGVGLTAVPAAPQK; this is encoded by the coding sequence GTGAAGAACTCTCGCATTCGTTTGCTTGCCGTTCCTCTCCTGCTTGCCAGCGTTCTTCTTTTCGTTCCGCCAATCGCGATAGCCGGCACCTCGACCACCACGACGCTGACGATCACCAGTGGTGGCTCTTCTGTATCGAGTGTTACGCCGGGCACTGTTGTCGCACTCAATGCGCTGGTCAAAGCGGGTTCTACCGCGGTGCTCCCGGGCACCGTGCGGTTCTGTGATACCTCGGTGAATTCTCATTGTCTGGACGGTGCTTTGCTCGGCACGGCACAATTACTCTCCGACGGTTCTGCGAGCATCAAGCTACGCCTCGGTGTAGCGACACACTCCATTCAGGCGAAGTTTGACGGGACCCTTACCTACTCCGCCTCCGCCTCGAGTACTTCCTCCCTCACCGTCTCGGGTGGAAAATCTCCAACCCTCACCACGTTATCCTGGGTTAGTGGCTCAACGTCGGTATCCGCGACGGTCGCAGGTTTTCCGCCATCCACTGTTACCACCTCTCCCAGCGGAACCGTCACGCTCCTCGACACGAGCCATGGCAATGCGGTTGTCGGAACAGGATCTCTCACTGCCGGCAGCCTCGGAGATGGGACTGTCAGTTTCTTTCCATCGCAAACTCTATTCGATGATCACGACGGCAATAATCCGCGAGAGACGCTGTTCACCGATCTCAACGGCGACGGGATACCCGATCTGATCTTGGTGAATTCTGCGTATAACGTCACAGGCCATCTCTCGATCTGGCTCGGAAATGGAGATGGAACCTTTCAACCTCCGCTGGCTTCCTATGCTATTGACAAGGATGCCCAGGGACTTCTGGTAGCGGATTTCAATAACGATGGCATCCCCGATGTCGCCGTTGGCTCTGACGGTGGGACTCTTATCTGGATATTCCCTGGAAATGGCGACGGCACGCTGAACGCGCCAGTCTACGTGGAAGTGGAACACCATGGAGACGACGGCGACCCCCATCCACTTCGGCTCGTGGCCGGCGACTTCAATCATGATGGCAACCTTGATATCGCCGCCGCCACCTCAGGCAATCTCGCGAACTCCATCATGGTCGTCCTCATTGGCAATGGCGACGGCACCTTCCATACCCCGGTCCGTTACAACTTCACCGGTTCCTGCAGCGGCGTCAGCGAACACTACCTGGTTGGCGGCGATCTCAACGGCGATGGCAACGTCGATTTGGTGATGAACGATGACGAGTGCTCAAACCTGATCTGGGTGTTCATCGGCAATGGCGACGGTACCTTCCAAACGCCCTACAGCGTAACCGTTACCACAGCCTCCGAAGTGGAATCACCAATCGTCGCCGGAGATTTCGACGGGGACGGTGTCCCGGATATTGCGGTTATCGGAGCCGACGAACAGGTTGTGCACGTACTGCTCAGCAAGGGAGATGGTACGTTCAAAACGCCGGCGAGCTACGGCATAGGTCAGGTAGGACTTAAGATTGCCACCACCGACTTCAATGGAGATCACATACCTGACCTGGTAATTCTAAATTCCTACGACTCCACCCTCTCGGTCCTGCTCGGGAAAGGCGACGGTACATTCCTTCCGCAAATCACGCTTCCTTCTTTGAACTATGGCCTCAATGTGGCAGACCTGAATGGCGACGGCAAGCCCGACATCGCCAGCACCTCTAACCCCGCGTCGAACACCCTGAAACCACTACCCCCGCAAGCAAGTATCATGCTGAATGCCTCGGACGCCGCCTCCGCGACCGTGAGCTTCGATGTCACCAGCCTCTTGGCATCCGGAGTCCACGTACTGCAGGCCTCGTACCCGGGAGATGCCAACTACTCCGCGGGTGTTTCTCGTCTGTTGCCTCTCGTGGGTATTGGCGCAACAACCTTAAACATGAGTCTTTATCCCGAACCCGTGCCTTACGGTGGCACAGTCACCCTCACAGCAACCCTAACGCCGAATTCCGGTACAGACGGCGAGATCATCTCATTCTTCACGAACGGAAGTCACTTGGGCACGGCAACGCTGAGCTCTGGCGTCGCCACCCTTTCCACCTCCACACTCGCGGCCGGTCTTAATTTGCTCACTGCCTCTTACGCGGGCAACGTGAACTACTCCAGTTCCGTCTCCGATCCCGTCGACGAGACGGTGCGCGGAATCGAGACGACACTGAGCTTAGGCGCCAGGCCCAACCCTGCGTCCTACGGGAGCCCTGTCTCCCTCAAGGCAACCCTCACCCCAAGCGCTGGCACGGATGGCGAACAGATCTCCTTCTACGAACAGGTTTCCCCCTCTTTCTCCGCGAGAATTTTCATTGGAACCGCCACGCTGGCTTCTGGTGTCGCCACCCTATCTACCTCCGCCCTCGGGGTCGGCGACCACTCGCTGTGGGCTGCTTACCCCGGCGATACCACCCACGACATCGAAAGCTCCAGTACTGTTTCGGAAACCGTGTTAGGGACTGCACCCGCCCTTACCCTCGGTGCTAATCCAAAACCGGTGGATCACGGTCATCTCGTGACCCTTACCGCAACCATCTCTCCAAGCTCCGGCACAGACGGAGAGAGAATTACATTTTTTAGCAACGGAAATATCCTCGGCAGCTCCGCGCTGAGTTCAGGAGTGGCGACCCTATCAACCGCTGCGCTCGTAGCCGGCACCGATTCGCTTACCGCTTCTTACCCCGGCGATGCTAATTACGGTAATCGAACCTCTAATACCGTTTCGGTCACCGTAAACCCGCCAGCCTCCACGACTACCGTGCTGCATGTTTCGCCGCCTCGGTTGAGCACGCCTGCAACCGTGGTTCTGAGTGCAACCGTCACGGCATCGAGTGCCCCGCTCTCTCCCGGACAAGTTAAGTTCTGCGACGCGTCGATCAATGCATCCTGTAGTGGGAACGCGTTTCTCGGGATCGCCCAGCTTCTGTCGAACGGCACGGCGCAATTGACCACGCGTCTCGGCTTTGGCGTTCACAACCTTCAAGCCGCTTTTGTTGGCCAGCGCAATTACGCCTCGTCTTCTTCGTCGGTGGTCGTGTTCCACCAAAGCTGGAAGACCGGGGCCGCTATGTTATGGATCACGGCCTCCACAGGTACACTTTCCGGAAGCTACGATCTTTCGGTGACGCTGGACGGCCTCATGAACTCGAGCACACCCGCGGCGCCCGCTGGCTCCGTCTCTTTCCTTGACGCAAGCAATAGCAACGCGGTGGTCGCGACCGGCTCTCTCGTCGCCGCTTCGGCGCCTGCACTCACCCTGAAGAATGTTTTCCAGCCCACCATCGGGACTAACCCCGACACCATGGCGTTTGGCGACTTCAACCACGACGGCATTCCTGATATGGCCATCAGTGGGTGGGACAACAACCTCTGGGTCCTCCTCGGCAATGGCGATGGAACCTTCACCGTGAAACCGAGCTTGCCACTCGTAACTCTTTCTGGCCCCGATTTCCGTAATCATCCACTCGTTGTTGCTGACTTGAACGGCGACGGAAACATCGATGTTGCTGTAACCAATCGCTACGGCAAACTTGCAGTCTTCCTCGGGAACGGTGATGGAACCTTTCAATCGCCACTGACCACCAATCTGCCTGGCGGGACGTCGCAGATGATTTCGGCCGATGTAAACGGCGATGGCAAACCCGATCTGGTGCTCATCGGCGGCGCTACGTCGCCGATCCTAATTCTATTGGGCAATGGCGATGGTACGTTCATCACCGGCAGTGCCCCAGTGGATGCAGGTCTCTGCGGGACGCCTTACCAGAATTCGATCGCCAGCAACGACTTCAATGAAGACGGTGTGCCTGATCTCGTCCTTGTTCCTGTAGCCAACCCATCTTCTCCGCAACCCGGCTGCGTCCTATTCGGAAATGGGGACGGCACTTACTCGCGGCCGCAGAGTCTCGCGGTGGGCAACGGTGCCGGATGGGTCGCCACCGCCGATCTCAATGGCGATGGCCATGCCGACCTCGTCGTCACGGATTCCATTGCGAACACCGTTTCCGTCTCCCTCGGAAATGGCGACGGTACCTTCCAGACGGCGGTGCCCTACGCCGTCGGCTTGAATCCTGAGCACGTCACGATCGCGGACTTGAACCAGGATGGGAAGCCCGACCTGATCGTGACCAATGACAACTACCACGGCACCGTTTCCATCCTTTTGGGAAATGGCAACGGCACGTTCCAGCCTCAACAAACCATTAATGCGGGGGGCAATTCCATCTTCACTGCGCTCACCGACATGAATGGTGACGGCAAGCCTGATATCGCAGTGGTGAATTACCAGGGCGCCGGGACAGGCCCTGAACGGCTCTCCGTCTTCTTGAACTATTGGGGGCGCAACGCCACTGCCACCGCAAACAACGTAATCGTCACGGGTACCGGAACACATCAGATCAAGGGGTATTTCCCGGGCGATACGAATTATCGGCAAGGAACGTCCGCTGGGGTCGGACTAACGGCGGTACCAGCGGCGCCTCAAAAATAA